One genomic region from Gossypium hirsutum isolate 1008001.06 chromosome D13, Gossypium_hirsutum_v2.1, whole genome shotgun sequence encodes:
- the LOC107920079 gene encoding purple acid phosphatase 18-like precursor, translating into METKRMIFVILISVLLSLSLPVRTDYVRPQPRKTLHFPWKPKHPSLPHQVHISLAGENHMRISWITDDNSAPSIVEYGTLPGQYTFSSSGETASYNYLFYSSGKIHHTVIGPLEHDTIYFYRCGGQGPEFQLKTPPGQFPVTFAVAGDLGQTGWTKSTLDHIDQCKYDVHLLPGDLSYADCMQHLWDNFGELVQPLASARPWMVTQGNHEKEKIPFFTDAFESYNARWKMPFEESESTSNLYYSFEVAGVHVIMLGSYTDYDELSDQYSWLKADLSKVDRKKTPWLVVLFHVPWYNSNHAHQGEGDGMMAAMEPLLYAAGVDLVFAGHVHAYERSKRVNKGKSDPCGTVHITIGDGGNREGLAQKYIHPTPEWSMFREASFGHGELKIVNSTHAFWSWHRNDDDEPVRSDQVWITSLISSGCLAEKAYESSKILVSP; encoded by the exons ATGGAAACAAAAAGAATGATTTTTGTGATACTAATCAGTGTTCTTCTATCCTTGTCATTACCCGTTAGAACTGATTACGTTAGACCCCAACCTCGTAAAACTTTGCATTTCCCATGGAAACCAAAGCACCCTTCTCTGCCTCACCAG GTACACATATCATTGGCTGGAGAAAATCACATGCGAATTTCATGGATCACTGATGATAACTCCGCTCCTTCAATTGTTGAATACGGAACCTTGCCTGGACAATACACCTTTTCATCATCAGGAGAGACCGCCTCTTATAATTACTTATTTTATAGCTCCGGAAAGATACACCATACTGTCATTGGGCCTCTGGAACATGATACCATTTATTTCTATCGGTGCGGAGGACAAGGTCCTGAATTTCAGCTCAAGACCCCACCCGGACAATTTCCTGTTACCTTTGCCGTAGCTGGCGATTTAGGTCAAACTGGCTGGACTAAATCAACATTAGACCACATCGACCAATGCAAATATGATGTACATCTGCTTCCTGGGGACCTTTCTTATGCTGATTGCATGCAGCATCTCTGGGACAACTTTGGTGAGCTGGTACAGCCACTTGCGAGTGCCAGACCGTGGATGGTAACACAAGGCAACCATGAAAAGGAGAAGATACCATTTTTTACAGATGCATTTGAGTCCTATAATGCAAGATGGAAAATGCCGTTTGAGGAAAGTGAATCGACCTCAAATCTTTATTATTCTTTCGAAGTTGCAGGGGTCCATGTTATCATGCTTGGTTCATATACGGATTACGACGAGCTTTCAGATCAATATAGCTGGTTGAAG GCTGATCTTTCAAAGGTGGACAGAAAGAAGACACCCTGGTTAGTTGTGTTGTTCCATGTTCCATGGTACAATAGTAACCATGCTCATCAAGGTGAAGGGGATGGGATGATGGCAGCCATGGAACCACTGCTTTATGCTGCTGGTGTTGATTTAGTATTTGCGGGTCACGTGCATGCTTACGAGCGCTCC AAACGTGTTAACAAGGGAAAATCAGATCCTTGTGGCACTGTTCATATTACTATTGGAGATGGAGGCAACAGAGAAGGTTTAGCTCAAAA GTACATTCACCCAACACCAGAGTGGTCAATGTTCCGTGAAGCGAGCTTTGGTCATGGCGAGCTCAAGATAGTGAATTCAACTCATGCATTTTGGAGCTGGCACCGGAATGATGACGATGAACCAGTACGGTCCGATCAGGTTTGGATAACCTCTCTCATCAGTTCTGGATGTCTTGCAGAAAAGGCTTATGAATCAAGTAAAATTCTTGTTTCTCCTTAA
- the LOC107920078 gene encoding probable folate-biopterin transporter 4 isoform X1 encodes MIQCIKQLKTAFGLAFLWLVCLIYFTQGFRSFVWTAVSYQLKDRLKLSPSASQFVFSVSFFPWSIKPIYGILSDCIPIKGKKRIPYLVISTVMSLVPWLILGINASTSSSIGHLMILLTLQNLGSAMADVVVDAMIAEAVQFEKASFAGDLQSLSWLSMAFGGVCGSLLGGYALTNLEIDIIFLLFSILPAIQLFSCGLVEESSMGGEVLSDFCISSDSHHLNGKANDLDEDSSLEKKSYVSTRKRKKIQKKSKKTQLTRRKAQTLSPGKGESLPLLWFQSLKYATYNLCRAFKQPMILRPMAWFFLAHVTVPNLSTVMFYYQTEFLKLEASFLGTVRVIGWLGLMLGTFTYNQYLKKMKLRRILALTHIGLAFLNLFDVILVSRTNVAFGVSDKTLVLCGSALSDAVNQFKFMPFLILSGQLCPPGIEGTLFALFMSINNFGSTVGSFVGAGLASILNISSGSFDNLLLGINIQLFCTFIPVVLLFLIPKEATGIA; translated from the exons ATGATACAATGTATAAAGCAGCTCAAAACGGCATTTGGTTTGGCGTTTTTATGGCTTGTTTGTTTGATTTACTTCACCCAG GGTTTCAGATCATTCGTATGGACAGCAGTTTCTTACCAGTTGAAAGATAGGCTTAAGTTGTCACCTTCGGCTTCCCAATTTGTGTTTTCAGTATCATTTTTCCCATGGAGCATAAAACCTATATACGG GATTTTGTCCGACTGCATTCCgattaaagggaaaaaaaggaTCCCATATTTGGTGATTTCCACTGTGATGTCTCTTGTGCCATGGCTTATTCTGGGTATAAATGCCTCCACAAGTAGTTCCATAGGGCACCTCATGATCTTATTAACACTGCAGAACCTAGGTTCTGCAATGGCAGATGTTGTGGTTGATGCAATGATCGCTGAGGCTGTACAATTTGAGAA GGCCTCCTTTGCCGGAGACCTTCAGTCATTGTCATGGTTATCGATGGCTTTTGGTGGAGTGTGTGGGAGTTTGCTAGGAGGATATGCATTAACCAACTTAGAGATAGATATTATCTTCCTTCTTTTCTCTATACTTCCAGCCATACAGTTGTTTTCATGTGGTTTGGTCGAAGAGAGTTCTATGGGGGGTGAAGTTTTATCTGATTTCTGTATTTCAAGTGATTCCCATCATTTGAATGGAAAAGCTAATGATTTGGATGAAGACAGTTCTTTGGAAAAGAAATCCTATGTTAGtaccagaaaaagaaagaagatccaaaagaaaagcaaaaagacACAACTTACACGCAGAAAAGCACAGACTCTGAGTCCTGGAAAGGGCGAGTCCCTACCATTACTGTGGTTCCAGTCCCTGAAATATGCCACTTACAATTTGTGCCGTGCTTTTAAACAGCCTATGATTTTGAG ACCAATGGCTTGGTTTTTCCTAGCACACGTTACTGTTCCAAACCTTTCAACCGTCATGTTCTACTATCAGACTGAGTTTTTGAAGTTGGAAGCATCTTTTTTGGGGACTGTACGAGTTATTGGATGGTTAGGACTCATGCTAGGGACATTTACATATAATCAGTACTTGAAGAAAATGAAGTTACGAAGAATTCTCGC GTTGACTCACATTGGTTTGGCTTTCTTGAATctctttgatgttattttggtgTCTCGAACTAATGTTGCCTTTGGAGTATCAGACAAGACCTTGGTTCTTTGTGGATCTGCACTTTCAGATGCCGTCAACCAATTCAA GTTCATGCCATTCTTGATCTTGTCCGGACAGCTTTGCCCACCAGGAATTGAAGGAACACTTTTTGCTCTCTTTATGTCAATAAACAACTTTGGGTCCACTGTAGGATCGTTTGTAGGCGCTGGGTTAGCATCAATCTTGAACATCTCTTCAGGATCTTTCGACAACCTTCTTTTAGGCATCAATATTCAACTCTTCTGCACTTTCATTCCTGTTGTGCTCCTGTTTTTGATACCGAAGGAAGCTACAGGGATAGCGTGA
- the LOC107920078 gene encoding probable folate-biopterin transporter 4 isoform X2, which yields MIQCIKQLKTAFGLAFLWLVCLIYFTQGFRSFVWTAVSYQLKDRLKLSPSASQFVFSVSFFPWSIKPIYGILSDCIPIKGKKRIPYLVISTVMSLVPWLILGINASTSSSIGHLMILLTLQNLGSAMADVVVDAMIAEAVQFEKASFAGDLQSLSWLSMAFGGVCGSLLGGYALTNLEIDIIFLLFSILPAIQLFSCGLVEESSMGGEVLSDFCISSDSHHLNGKANDLDEDSSLEKKSYVSTRKRKKIQKKSKKTQLTRRKAQTLSPGKGESLPLLWFQSLKYATYNLCRAFKQPMILRPMAWFFLAHVTVPNLSTVMFYYQTEFLKLEASFLGTVRVIGWLGLMLGTFTYNQYLKKMKLRRILALTHIGLAFLNLFDVILVSRTNVAFGVSDKTLVLCGSALSDAVNQFKPHALFLVFSYVQSLDILSSANLSCHCTGSCHS from the exons ATGATACAATGTATAAAGCAGCTCAAAACGGCATTTGGTTTGGCGTTTTTATGGCTTGTTTGTTTGATTTACTTCACCCAG GGTTTCAGATCATTCGTATGGACAGCAGTTTCTTACCAGTTGAAAGATAGGCTTAAGTTGTCACCTTCGGCTTCCCAATTTGTGTTTTCAGTATCATTTTTCCCATGGAGCATAAAACCTATATACGG GATTTTGTCCGACTGCATTCCgattaaagggaaaaaaaggaTCCCATATTTGGTGATTTCCACTGTGATGTCTCTTGTGCCATGGCTTATTCTGGGTATAAATGCCTCCACAAGTAGTTCCATAGGGCACCTCATGATCTTATTAACACTGCAGAACCTAGGTTCTGCAATGGCAGATGTTGTGGTTGATGCAATGATCGCTGAGGCTGTACAATTTGAGAA GGCCTCCTTTGCCGGAGACCTTCAGTCATTGTCATGGTTATCGATGGCTTTTGGTGGAGTGTGTGGGAGTTTGCTAGGAGGATATGCATTAACCAACTTAGAGATAGATATTATCTTCCTTCTTTTCTCTATACTTCCAGCCATACAGTTGTTTTCATGTGGTTTGGTCGAAGAGAGTTCTATGGGGGGTGAAGTTTTATCTGATTTCTGTATTTCAAGTGATTCCCATCATTTGAATGGAAAAGCTAATGATTTGGATGAAGACAGTTCTTTGGAAAAGAAATCCTATGTTAGtaccagaaaaagaaagaagatccaaaagaaaagcaaaaagacACAACTTACACGCAGAAAAGCACAGACTCTGAGTCCTGGAAAGGGCGAGTCCCTACCATTACTGTGGTTCCAGTCCCTGAAATATGCCACTTACAATTTGTGCCGTGCTTTTAAACAGCCTATGATTTTGAG ACCAATGGCTTGGTTTTTCCTAGCACACGTTACTGTTCCAAACCTTTCAACCGTCATGTTCTACTATCAGACTGAGTTTTTGAAGTTGGAAGCATCTTTTTTGGGGACTGTACGAGTTATTGGATGGTTAGGACTCATGCTAGGGACATTTACATATAATCAGTACTTGAAGAAAATGAAGTTACGAAGAATTCTCGC GTTGACTCACATTGGTTTGGCTTTCTTGAATctctttgatgttattttggtgTCTCGAACTAATGTTGCCTTTGGAGTATCAGACAAGACCTTGGTTCTTTGTGGATCTGCACTTTCAGATGCCGTCAACCAATTCAA GCCACATGCCTTGTTCTTAGTTTTTAGTTACGTTCAAAGCTTAGACATTCTCTCTTCAGCCAACCTGTCCTGTCACTGCACAGGTTCATGCCATTCTTGA
- the LOC107919199 gene encoding uncharacterized protein, which produces MGSVSVLSPKKEGFSFPKSQMVDLCISFVTGLLLAQLNVSDKDKTHPMESKNNNLVLGFVVLAVFLISGVKSWTGEIHGRVVCDVCADSSIGPEDHVLEGAEVAVLCITKSGEVVNYPAFTNSKGIYTVAETMPESEWWDACLARPISSFHDNCNHLGDGSTGIKFTYNHPSGHFHVIRPFVYRPSTAPTYCI; this is translated from the exons ATGGGCTCGGTCTCTGTTTTGAGCCCAAAAAAGGAAGGTTTTAGCTTTCCCAAATCACAAATGGTAGATTTATGCATTTCTTTTGTTACAGGTTTATTGTTAGCTCAACTGAACGTCTCAGACAAAGACAAAACACATCCCATGGAATCAAAGAACAATAATCTGGTTCTGGGTTTTGTTGTCTTAGCTGTATTTTTAATCTCAGGTGTTAAATCATGGACTGGTGAGATACATGGTAGAGTTGTCTGTGATGTTTGTGCTGATTCTTCCATTGGTCCTGAAGATCATGTTTTAGAAG GTGCTGAGGTTGCCGTTCTTTGCATTACAAAATCTGGGGAAGTAGTGAACTATCCGGCTTTTACAAACTCCAAGGGGATATACACCGTGGCCGAAACAATGCCCGAGAGTGAGTGGTGGGATGCATGCTTGGCACGACCTATCAGTAGTTTCCATGATAACTGCAACCATCTTGGGGACGGCAGCACAGGAATCAAGTTCACCTATAATCATCCCTCGGGTCATTTTCACGTTATCCGACCTTTTGTATATCGACCCTCAACAGCCCCAACCTACTGCATTTGA
- the LOC107920625 gene encoding microtubule-associated protein TORTIFOLIA1 gives MSNSQAPKSTKPSKVSTLAPPSNPVKPSSVSSHLAMVELKQRILTSLSKLSDRDTYQIAVEELEKTIQSLSPESFPLLLNCLFDSSNDPKQAVKKESLRLLSVLCNCHCELAASHLTKIVAHIVKRLKDADSGVKDACRDSIGALSGQYLKGESGGNMVGLFVKPLFEAMGEQNKGVQSGASTCMAKMVECASDPPLPAFQKLCPRICKLLNNQNFMAKASLLPVVASLSQVGAIAPQSLEALLLSIHECLGSTDWATRKAAADSLSALALHSSNLIADRASSTITILEGCRFDRMKPVRESMTEALQLWKKIAGKGEDGAADDLKALSHDGDNIQSAESSEKNGSKDPSAGDKKTHTSDSVSEGKGGSIIDKAVVILKKKSPALTDRELNPEFFQKLETRGSDDLPVEVVVPRRYLNSSNLKSEEVSDPNGSDTRRRLSGVGDNQTDDFHASSTSKNRKIERGAAGMRDKWPEEKINGNDLRKRATDADDRIDVNQREPSGNRLGFSKVDGQSEGSFVSNKGSWVAIQRQLVQLERHQAHLMNMLQDFMGGSHDSMVTLENRVRGLERIVEDMARDLSISSSRRGGNFTAAFEGPYNRHLGKYNGFSDYGSKFNGQIPFVERFAQSDGIVPGVRGRGPSWRSEMPDDWDFPAFGASRNGQVVSRRAPASSSRDSRSPKSEHESDQFGGRRGWDKGPGPARLGEGPSARSVWQASKDEATLEAIRVAGEDSVASQSGRVPELTAEAVGDDNVGPERDPVWTSWSNAMHALQVGDMDSAYAEVLSTGDDLLLIKLMDRSGPMVDQLSKEIANEALHSIVQFLMEQDLFDICLSWIQQLVKVVIENGPDALGIPMELKKELLLNLHEAASTMDPPENWEGAVPDQLLLQLASAWKIELQQFDK, from the exons ATGAGTAATTCTCAAGCACCCAAATCAACAAAACCTTCAAAGGTTTCAACTTTAGCTCCTCCTTCAAACCCTGTTAAACCTTCTTCAGTGTCATCTCACCTTGCAATGGTAGAGCTAAAGCAAAGGATTTTGACTTCACTTTCCAAGCTCTCTGATCGTGATACTTACCAAATTGctgttgaagaacttgaaaagACCATCCAATCTCTTTCTCCCGAATCATTTCCCTTGTTACTCAATTGTCTTTTTGATTCTTCAAATGATCCAAAACAAGCTGTGAAGAAAGAATCTTTGAGGTTACTTTCAGTGCTATGTAATTGCCATTGTGAATTGGCAGCTTCCCATTTGACTAAAATCGTTGCCCACATTGTTAAAAGGCTGAAAGATGCTGATTCTGGGGTGAAAGATGCTTGCCGCGATTCAATAGGGGCGCTTTCAGGGCAGTATTTGAAAGGGGAGAGTGGGGGGAATATGGTGGGATTGTTTGTAAAGCCATTGTTTGAAGCAATGGGGGAGCAGAACAAAGGGGTACAATCTGGTGCATCGACGTGTATGGCTAAGATGGTGGAATGTGCATCTGATCCCCCTTTGCCTGCTTTTCAGAAACTGTGTCCAAGGATCTGCAAGCTGTTGAATAACCAGAATTTTATGGCCAAGGCTTCCCTTTTGCCAGTAGTGGCAAGTTTGTCACAG GTGGGAGCAATTGCACCTCAGAGCTTGGAAGCATTGCTGCTAAGCATCCACGAATGCCTTGGGAGCACAGATTGGGCGACGAGAAAGGCAGCTGCAGATTCTTTAAGTGCATTGGCACTGCATTCAAGCAACTTGATTGCAGATAGAGCATCTTCGACAATAACCATACTTGAGGGTTGTCGCTTTGATAGG ATGAAACCTGTGAGAGAGAGCATGACAGAAGCATTGCAATTATGGAAGAAGATTGCAGGAAAAGGGGAAGATGGAGCTGCAGATGACCTGAAAGCCTTGTCTCATG ATGGTGACAATATTCAGTCAGCTGAATCATCAGAAAAGAATGGCTCCAAAGATCCAAGTGCGGGTGATAAAAAAACACATACTTCAGATTCTGTTTCTGAAGGCAAAGGTGGAAGCATTATTGACAAAGCAGTTGtaattttaaagaagaaatcaccTGCATTAACAGACAGAGAGTTGAATCCTGAATTCTTTCAGAAACTCGAAACAAGGGGTTCTGATGATTTGCCAGTTGAAGTAGTTGTTCCTCGAAGATATCTTAATTCTTCAAACTTGAAGAGTGAAGAAGTGTCTGATCCAAATGGTTCAGACACGAGGAGGAGATTGAGTGGTGTGGGAGACAATCAGACAGATGATTTTCATGCATCTTCCACCAGCAAAAACCGTAAAATAGAGAGAGGAGCTGCTGGTATGCGAGACAAATGGCCTGAAGAGAAGATAAATGGAAACGACCTAAGAAAAAGGGCAACTGATGCTGATGACAGGATAGATGTAAATCAAAGGGAGCCATCTGGAAATCGTTTGGGTTTCTCGAAAGTGGATGGACAGTCTGAAGGGTCCTTCGTTAGCAACAAAGGAAGTTGGGTGGCTATCCAGAGGCAGTTAGTGCAGCTGGAGAGACATCAAGCTCATCTTATGAACATGTTGCAG GATTTTATGGGTGGTTCTCATGATAGCATGGTAACTTTGGAGAACAGAGTTAGGGGACTTGAAAGAATTGTTGAAGACATGGCTAGGGATTTATCAATATCATCAAGCAGGAGAGGTGGTAACTTCACGGCAGCATTTGAAGGACCTTATAATAGACATTTAGGGAAGTATAATGGTTTTTCTGACTACGGTTCCAAGTTCAATGGGCAAATTCCATTTGTTGAAAGATTTGCCCAATCTGACGGAATTGTTCCAGGTGTGAGGGGGAGGGGACCTTCTTGGAGATCTGAAATGCCTGATGATTGGGATTTCCCTGCATTTGGTGCTTCCAGAAATGGGCAAGTTGTATCAAGAAGAGCTCCAGCTAGCAGTAGCCGGGATAGTAGATCTCCCAAATCGGAACATGAGAGTGATCAGTTTGGTGGCAGGAGAGGTTGGGATAAAGGTCCTGGGCCTGCGAGGCTTGGTGAAGGGCCTTCTGCTCGAAGTGTATGGCAAGCATCAAAAGATGAAGCTACCTTGGAAGCAATTCGTGTAGCTGGGGAGGATAGTGTAGCATCTCAATCAGGACGTGTTCCTGAATTGACTGCTGAAGCTGTTGGCGATGATAATGTTGGACCGGAGCGAGATCCTGTCTGGACTTCTTGGAGCAACGCAATGCATGCCCTTCAAGTAGGTGATATGGACTCTGCCTATGCAGAAGTTCTCTCTACAGGGGATGATCTCTTGCTTATAAAGCTGATGGATAGATCAGGCCCTATGGTTGACCAACTATCAAAAGAGATAGCAAATGAAGCCTTGCACTCTATTGTGCAATTTCTTATGGAGCAAGATTTGTTTGATATTTGTCTATCCTGGATTCAACAG CTGGTCAAAGTGGTGATAGAAAACGGACCTGATGCATTGGGTATACCGATGGAGTTGAAGAAAGAGCTTCTGTTGAATTTACATGAGGCAGCTTCCACGATGGATCCACCAGAGAATTGGGAAGGCGCAGTACCTGATCAACTTCTATTACAATTGGCATCTGCCTGGAAAATTGAGCTGCAACAGTTTGATAAGTAA